The Streptomyces sp. P9-A4 genome contains a region encoding:
- a CDS encoding GNAT family N-acetyltransferase, whose translation MDISSITSAWVAGWAVSRGTPAPVAEPWGHRIDVGLPRHVVRHVLPAPDAASVGALCARLTAPYSWLKIMAGPEDAGAWITEGWAVPDDPGFMMVKPLDPAARPAPPEGYARTTELREGVIRVRIFAPDGTLAARGRIAPTGSTAVADQIETDPGHRRRGLGANVMRTLEAAAAQAGARTGVLAATTDGLALYDSLDWRYRGPVTGIVRTEG comes from the coding sequence ATGGATATCTCGTCTATTACATCGGCCTGGGTGGCGGGCTGGGCCGTCTCCCGGGGGACCCCGGCCCCCGTCGCCGAGCCCTGGGGCCACCGGATCGACGTGGGCCTGCCCCGGCACGTCGTACGCCATGTCCTGCCCGCCCCCGACGCGGCCTCCGTCGGCGCGCTCTGCGCCCGGCTCACCGCCCCGTACAGCTGGCTCAAGATCATGGCGGGACCCGAGGACGCGGGCGCGTGGATCACCGAGGGCTGGGCCGTCCCCGACGACCCGGGCTTCATGATGGTCAAGCCGCTGGACCCCGCCGCCAGGCCCGCACCGCCCGAGGGGTACGCGCGGACCACCGAGCTGCGCGAAGGCGTCATCCGGGTCCGGATCTTCGCCCCCGACGGCACGCTCGCCGCGCGCGGCCGGATCGCACCGACCGGCTCCACCGCCGTCGCCGACCAGATCGAGACCGACCCCGGCCACCGGCGGCGCGGCCTCGGCGCCAACGTCATGCGCACCCTGGAGGCCGCCGCCGCCCAGGCGGGCGCGCGGACCGGGGTACTCGCCGCGACCACGGACGGCCTCGCGCTGTACGACTCCCTCGACTGGCGCTACCGGGGGCCGGTGACGGGGATCGTGCGGACGGAGGGCTGA
- a CDS encoding DUF4240 domain-containing protein, with the protein MNEDAFWALIDELSRRPGDRDERLEWLGGELLRRPAAESVEFQVRLERACETADRKDLWRAANRIEGGDCTDDGFHYFTLWLVGQGRKVYESVVTDPDALADVPGIRLLVGRPQDDWDDDEWPEWEELDYVAQDAYDELTGQEGDDGEEFLDAVEEAEEAAEAAGEWEEDDDSRGSRPEGVALPRLTALFPLGTSGS; encoded by the coding sequence ATGAACGAAGACGCCTTCTGGGCTCTCATCGACGAGTTGAGCCGCCGCCCCGGTGACCGGGACGAGCGGCTGGAGTGGCTGGGCGGAGAGCTGCTCCGGCGTCCCGCCGCCGAGAGCGTGGAGTTCCAGGTACGGCTGGAGCGGGCGTGCGAGACCGCCGACCGGAAGGACCTGTGGAGGGCTGCGAACCGGATCGAGGGCGGCGACTGCACGGACGACGGCTTCCACTACTTCACGCTCTGGCTGGTGGGCCAGGGACGCAAGGTGTACGAGTCGGTCGTCACCGACCCAGACGCACTGGCGGACGTGCCGGGGATACGGCTCCTGGTGGGGCGGCCCCAAGACGACTGGGACGACGACGAGTGGCCCGAGTGGGAGGAGCTCGACTATGTCGCGCAGGACGCCTACGACGAGCTGACCGGCCAGGAGGGCGACGACGGCGAGGAGTTCCTCGACGCCGTGGAGGAGGCCGAGGAGGCCGCCGAGGCGGCGGGGGAGTGGGAAGAGGACGACGATTCCCGGGGCTCTCGCCCGGAAGGGGTGGCGCTGCCCCGGCTCACCGCCCTCTTCCCGCTCGGGACGTCCGGCTCCTGA
- a CDS encoding lysozyme, protein MRVHRSGTSLAGAALAALALLLPLAGSAGAAQDPGTRVVPPRGSASMGMGVIAHDGQGSAPGGASAQAVQTEGVDVSSHNGNVAWSTLWNSGVKWAYVKATEGTYYKNTSFNQQYTGSYNVGMIRGTYHFATPDTTTGAAQADYFVNNGGGWSKDGKTLPGVLDIEWNPYGATCYSKTQAGMVSWIRDFVDRYKYRTGRDAVIYTATSWWTQCTGNSAAFATTNPLWIARYSSNVGELPAGWQYYTIWQYTSSGPTVGDHNHFNGDYSRVQALANG, encoded by the coding sequence ATGCGTGTGCACAGATCCGGAACGTCCCTCGCCGGCGCCGCCCTCGCGGCCCTGGCCCTCCTCCTCCCCCTCGCCGGGTCCGCCGGTGCCGCCCAGGACCCGGGCACCCGCGTGGTGCCCCCGCGCGGTTCCGCCAGCATGGGCATGGGCGTCATCGCCCACGACGGACAGGGCTCCGCGCCCGGCGGCGCCTCCGCCCAGGCCGTCCAGACCGAAGGCGTGGACGTCTCCAGCCACAACGGCAACGTGGCCTGGTCCACCCTGTGGAACAGCGGGGTCAAGTGGGCCTACGTCAAGGCGACGGAGGGCACCTACTACAAGAACACCTCGTTCAACCAGCAGTACACCGGCTCGTACAACGTCGGCATGATCCGGGGCACGTACCACTTCGCCACCCCGGACACGACGACCGGCGCGGCCCAGGCGGACTACTTCGTCAACAACGGCGGCGGCTGGTCGAAGGACGGCAAGACCCTGCCGGGCGTGCTGGACATCGAGTGGAACCCGTACGGCGCCACCTGCTACAGCAAGACCCAGGCCGGGATGGTGTCCTGGATCCGCGACTTCGTCGACCGGTACAAGTACCGGACCGGGCGGGACGCCGTCATCTACACGGCGACCAGCTGGTGGACCCAGTGCACCGGCAACTCCGCCGCCTTCGCCACGACCAACCCGCTGTGGATCGCGCGGTACTCCTCGAACGTGGGCGAACTCCCGGCCGGCTGGCAGTACTACACGATCTGGCAGTACACCTCCTCCGGCCCCACGGTCGGCGACCACAACCACTTCAACGGCGACTACTCGCGGGTGCAGGCGCTCGCGAACGGCTGA
- a CDS encoding pentapeptide repeat-containing protein — protein MTTPRPPRRRFPRFAGSRLSGSRFAGSRFSGSSLSGSRLSGSSSPPARPSGHPPSAWHVSDALALRYAEGSAAETDAWSLEKHVESCTSCAGRVSETVRAGAAGPALAAVRDELLASLGHRPAPATAAIATHSPLGRRARLWYAVGPALRGSWVVAVLLVVGGAFGLAHGAGVQGARGLLLAVSPVLPLAGVAVSYGRHADPLYEITAATPSGGLRLLLTRAAAVLAVCVPLLTAGGALLPSAAGVPGAAAWLLPGLALTLATLALGSFVGCRAAAATLGGGWLLAVTGPLLGPPDTPGAGAAALAPYFSGPAAQGAWAAAALVCAALLALRRRSFDHLEPR, from the coding sequence ATGACGACACCACGGCCACCCCGCCGACGGTTCCCCCGGTTCGCCGGATCGCGTCTCTCGGGATCCCGGTTCGCCGGATCGCGCTTCTCAGGATCATCCCTCTCCGGATCGCGCCTCTCCGGATCGTCCTCCCCGCCCGCCAGGCCGTCCGGCCACCCGCCGTCGGCCTGGCACGTCAGCGACGCCCTCGCCCTCCGGTACGCCGAGGGCTCGGCCGCCGAGACCGACGCCTGGTCCCTGGAGAAGCACGTCGAGTCCTGCACGTCCTGTGCGGGCCGCGTCTCGGAGACCGTCCGGGCCGGCGCGGCGGGCCCCGCCCTCGCGGCCGTACGCGACGAGCTCCTGGCCTCCCTCGGCCACCGGCCCGCCCCTGCGACCGCCGCGATCGCCACCCACAGCCCCCTCGGACGCCGGGCCCGGCTCTGGTACGCCGTCGGGCCCGCGCTCCGCGGGTCCTGGGTGGTGGCCGTGCTCCTCGTCGTCGGCGGCGCCTTCGGGCTCGCCCACGGCGCCGGGGTCCAGGGCGCGCGGGGCCTGCTGCTCGCCGTCTCCCCCGTCCTGCCGCTCGCCGGTGTCGCCGTCTCGTACGGGCGGCACGCCGACCCCCTGTACGAGATCACCGCCGCCACCCCCTCCGGCGGGCTGCGGCTGCTGCTCACCCGTGCGGCCGCCGTCCTCGCCGTGTGCGTACCGCTGCTGACCGCCGGCGGGGCGCTGCTGCCGTCGGCTGCCGGGGTCCCCGGGGCCGCCGCCTGGCTGCTGCCGGGGCTCGCGCTGACCCTGGCCACGCTCGCCCTCGGCTCGTTCGTCGGCTGCCGGGCCGCCGCCGCGACGCTCGGCGGCGGCTGGCTGCTCGCCGTCACGGGCCCGCTCCTCGGCCCGCCGGACACCCCGGGCGCGGGAGCCGCCGCGCTCGCCCCCTACTTCTCCGGCCCCGCCGCGCAGGGCGCCTGGGCCGCCGCCGCACTCGTCTGCGCCGCCCTGCTCGCGCTGCGGCGCCGTTCCTTCGACCACCTGGAGCCCCGGTGA
- a CDS encoding lytic polysaccharide monooxygenase auxiliary activity family 9 protein, protein MPSYRRTATGVAALSAATALVGLTPTTAAAHGAVFNPVSRIAACYAEGPETPRSQVCKDLVADSGTQPLYDWNEVNIANAAGQHQALIPDGKLCSANREKYRALDWARTDWPATAVAAGSFDFKVRVTAAHSGTMTVYITKPGFDPTQPLKWSDLDATPVAVYNTTRTATDGYYNFTGNLPARTGRHIVYKVWQRNDSPEAFYSCSDVTFGGAAAQAGTARAQAPTEAKIAAGAELSTVSHAGHGGDEQPPALSAETAETPASPLPLALAGAGGLAVFAAGTLLLGRRRNPSAS, encoded by the coding sequence ATGCCGTCCTACCGCCGCACCGCCACCGGCGTCGCCGCCCTGTCCGCCGCCACCGCACTCGTCGGCCTGACCCCCACCACCGCCGCCGCCCACGGGGCCGTCTTCAACCCGGTCAGCCGCATCGCCGCCTGTTACGCCGAGGGCCCCGAGACCCCCAGGTCCCAGGTGTGCAAGGACCTCGTCGCCGACTCCGGCACCCAGCCGCTCTACGACTGGAACGAGGTCAACATCGCCAACGCCGCGGGGCAGCACCAGGCCCTCATCCCCGACGGCAAGCTCTGCTCGGCGAACCGCGAGAAGTACCGGGCGCTGGACTGGGCCCGCACCGACTGGCCGGCGACCGCGGTCGCCGCGGGCTCCTTCGACTTCAAGGTCCGGGTGACGGCCGCCCACTCGGGCACCATGACCGTCTACATCACCAAGCCCGGCTTCGACCCGACGCAGCCCCTGAAGTGGTCGGACCTGGACGCGACCCCCGTCGCCGTCTACAACACCACCCGCACCGCCACCGACGGCTACTACAACTTCACGGGCAACCTCCCCGCCCGCACCGGCCGTCACATCGTCTACAAGGTGTGGCAGCGCAACGACAGCCCCGAGGCCTTCTACAGCTGCTCGGACGTCACCTTCGGCGGGGCGGCGGCGCAGGCCGGCACGGCCCGGGCGCAGGCCCCCACCGAGGCGAAGATCGCGGCGGGCGCCGAACTGTCCACCGTGAGCCACGCGGGCCACGGCGGCGACGAGCAGCCCCCGGCCCTCTCCGCCGAGACCGCCGAGACCCCCGCCTCGCCGCTCCCCCTGGCCCTCGCGGGCGCGGGCGGGCTCGCCGTCTTCGCGGCGGGCACCCTGCTCCTGGGCCGCCGCCGGAACCCGTCCGCCTCCTAG
- the lon gene encoding endopeptidase La, protein MASDSKPSVPLTLPVLPLDDEVVLPGMVVPLDLSDNDVRAAVEAAQAAARPGAGKPRVLLVPRVDGTYAGTGVLGTVEQVGRLSDGDPGALIRGVGRVRIGAGTTGPGAALWVEGSTVEETLPDPLPGQVTDLVKEYKALATSWLKKRGAWQVVDRVQQIEGVGALADNSGYSPFLTVEQKVAILETADPVARLRLATAQLREHLAEQDVAETIAKDVQEGVDKQQREFLLRRQLEAVRKELRDLNGEAEGDESDDYRARVEAADLPEKVREAALKEVEKLERSSDQSPEGSWIRTWLDTVLELPWNERTEDRYDIRGARAVLDAEHAGLDDVKERITEYLAVRKRRSERGLGVVGGRRGGAVLALVGPPGVGKTSLGESVAHAMGREFVRVALGGVRDEAEIRGHRRTYVGALPGRIVRAIKEAGSMNPVVLLDEIDKVGSDFRGDPAAALLEVLDPAQNHTFRDHYLEVELDLSDVVFLATANVLEAIPEALLDRMELVRLDGYTEDEKVVIARDHLLPRQLERAGLEPGEVVLEDASLRRLAGEYTREAGVRTLERAVSRLLRKIAAQHELGDRELPFTVGPDDLRDLIGRPHHVPESAQDPAERRTAVPGVATGLAVTGAGGDVLFVEASLADPETGAAGLTLTGQLGDVMKESAQIALSFLRSHGAELELPVTGLKDRGVHIHFPAGAVPKDGPSAGVTMTTALASLLSGRLVRTDVAMTGEVSLTGRVLPIGGVKQKLLAAHRAGITTVVIPKRNEADLDDVPAEILEKLEVHPVTDVRQVLEIALAPAAVPVGVAA, encoded by the coding sequence ATGGCTTCTGACTCCAAGCCGTCCGTGCCGCTCACTCTGCCTGTGCTGCCGCTCGACGACGAGGTCGTGCTGCCCGGAATGGTGGTGCCGCTCGACCTGTCCGACAACGACGTGCGCGCCGCCGTCGAGGCGGCCCAGGCCGCCGCGCGGCCCGGCGCCGGCAAGCCCAGGGTGCTGCTGGTGCCCCGTGTCGACGGGACCTACGCCGGGACCGGCGTCCTGGGGACCGTCGAACAGGTCGGACGGCTGTCCGACGGCGATCCCGGCGCCCTGATCCGCGGCGTCGGCCGCGTCCGCATCGGTGCCGGCACGACCGGACCCGGCGCCGCCCTGTGGGTGGAGGGCAGCACCGTCGAGGAGACCCTGCCCGACCCGCTGCCCGGCCAGGTCACCGATCTGGTCAAGGAGTACAAGGCGCTGGCCACCAGCTGGCTCAAGAAGCGCGGTGCCTGGCAGGTCGTCGACCGCGTCCAGCAGATCGAAGGCGTCGGCGCCCTCGCCGACAACTCCGGGTACTCGCCCTTCCTCACCGTCGAGCAGAAGGTCGCCATCCTGGAGACCGCCGATCCGGTCGCCCGTCTCAGGCTCGCCACCGCCCAGCTCCGCGAGCACCTCGCCGAGCAGGACGTCGCCGAGACCATCGCCAAGGACGTCCAGGAGGGCGTCGACAAGCAGCAGCGAGAGTTCCTGCTCCGCCGTCAGCTCGAAGCCGTCCGCAAGGAGCTCCGCGACCTCAACGGCGAGGCCGAGGGAGACGAGTCCGACGACTACCGCGCCCGCGTGGAGGCCGCCGACCTGCCCGAGAAGGTCCGCGAGGCCGCCCTCAAGGAGGTCGAGAAGCTGGAGCGGTCCAGCGACCAGTCCCCCGAGGGCTCCTGGATCCGCACCTGGCTGGACACCGTTCTCGAACTGCCCTGGAACGAGCGGACCGAGGACCGGTACGACATCCGGGGCGCCCGCGCCGTGCTCGACGCCGAGCACGCGGGCCTGGACGACGTGAAGGAGCGCATCACCGAGTACCTGGCGGTGCGCAAGCGGCGCTCCGAGCGCGGCCTCGGCGTCGTCGGCGGGCGTCGCGGCGGCGCCGTGCTGGCCCTCGTCGGCCCGCCCGGCGTCGGCAAGACCTCCCTCGGTGAGTCCGTCGCGCACGCGATGGGACGCGAGTTCGTCCGGGTCGCCCTCGGTGGCGTACGGGACGAGGCCGAGATCCGCGGCCACCGGCGTACGTACGTGGGCGCCCTGCCCGGCCGGATCGTCCGGGCGATCAAGGAGGCCGGGTCCATGAACCCGGTGGTGCTGCTCGACGAGATCGACAAGGTCGGCTCCGACTTCCGCGGCGACCCCGCCGCAGCCCTCCTCGAAGTCCTCGACCCGGCGCAGAACCACACCTTCCGCGACCACTACCTGGAGGTCGAACTCGACCTCTCCGACGTCGTCTTCCTGGCCACGGCCAACGTCCTGGAAGCCATCCCCGAGGCCCTGCTCGACCGCATGGAGCTGGTCAGGCTCGACGGCTACACCGAGGACGAGAAGGTCGTCATCGCCCGCGACCACCTGCTGCCCCGGCAGCTGGAGCGCGCGGGCCTCGAGCCCGGCGAGGTCGTCCTCGAGGACGCGAGCCTGCGCAGGCTCGCCGGCGAGTACACCCGCGAGGCGGGCGTCCGCACCCTGGAGCGGGCCGTCTCCCGGCTGCTCCGCAAGATCGCCGCACAGCACGAACTGGGCGACCGCGAACTGCCGTTCACGGTCGGACCGGACGACCTGCGGGACCTCATCGGCCGGCCGCACCACGTCCCCGAGTCCGCGCAGGACCCGGCGGAGCGCCGTACGGCCGTGCCGGGTGTCGCCACCGGGCTCGCGGTGACCGGGGCGGGCGGTGACGTGCTCTTCGTCGAGGCGTCCCTCGCCGACCCGGAGACCGGCGCGGCCGGGCTGACCCTCACGGGCCAGCTGGGCGACGTGATGAAGGAGTCGGCGCAGATCGCGCTCTCCTTCCTCCGCTCGCACGGCGCGGAACTGGAGCTGCCCGTCACCGGTCTGAAGGACCGTGGCGTGCACATCCACTTCCCGGCGGGCGCCGTCCCCAAGGACGGTCCGAGCGCGGGCGTCACCATGACGACGGCGCTGGCCTCCCTGCTGAGCGGCCGGCTGGTCCGTACGGACGTGGCCATGACCGGCGAGGTCTCCCTCACCGGCCGGGTCCTCCCGATCGGCGGCGTGAAGCAGAAGCTCCTGGCCGCGCACCGGGCGGGCATCACGACGGTCGTGATCCCCAAGCGGAACGAGGCCGATCTGGACGACGTCCCGGCCGAGATCCTGGAGAAGCTGGAGGTCCACCCGGTGACCGACGTCCGCCAGGTCCTGGAGATCGCGCTGGCGCCGGCGGCGGTGCCGGTGGGCGTGGCGGCCTGA
- a CDS encoding RNA polymerase sigma factor — MRLLRPAGGGPSGGDGKDDAALLRAVARGDTEALAVLYDRHAGWLHARLARRCPDEETVREVLQDTFVTVWRSAGGHRGRGEAGGWLWVIAARRLVDAQRAGARAERAVERAAAHAAAPTEPPADALAAEDRVLAGLEYGEVGAALDRISPELAEVLRATVVDGLTTRETARLLGIPEGTVKTRALRARRELRAALGAARPGGPNALGGTA; from the coding sequence GTGAGACTGTTGCGCCCCGCAGGGGGAGGCCCCTCCGGGGGCGACGGGAAGGACGACGCGGCGCTGCTGCGCGCGGTCGCCCGGGGGGACACCGAGGCGCTCGCCGTGCTGTACGACCGGCACGCCGGCTGGCTGCACGCGCGCCTCGCCCGGCGCTGCCCCGACGAGGAGACCGTGCGGGAGGTCCTCCAGGACACCTTCGTCACGGTCTGGCGCTCGGCCGGCGGACACCGGGGCCGGGGCGAGGCCGGTGGCTGGCTGTGGGTCATCGCCGCCCGGCGGCTCGTCGACGCCCAGCGGGCCGGGGCCCGCGCGGAACGGGCCGTGGAACGGGCCGCCGCGCACGCCGCCGCGCCCACGGAGCCGCCAGCCGACGCGCTCGCGGCCGAGGACCGGGTGCTCGCGGGTCTGGAGTACGGGGAGGTCGGCGCCGCGCTCGACCGCATCTCGCCCGAACTCGCCGAGGTCCTGCGGGCGACCGTCGTCGACGGCCTGACGACCCGCGAGACCGCCCGGCTCCTCGGCATACCCGAGGGCACCGTCAAGACCCGCGCCCTCCGTGCCCGCCGCGAACTGCGCGCCGCGCTCGGGGCGGCCCGGCCCGGCGGCCCGAACGCCCTGGGAGGCACCGCATGA
- a CDS encoding ABC transporter ATP-binding protein has product MNILPTVAVRGLTVRHRRTVALDRLDLSLGPGVHGLLGPNGAGKTSLIRVLATVAAPASGGVELLGGDATSHRERTGIRRRLGYLPQEFGYYPAFTVREFVAYVAWLKEVPADRVPAAVERAVERVGLGDRIDARMKTLSGGMVRRAGIAQAIVNEPELLLLDEPTAGLDPEQRVDFRALLRELGGTATVVVSTHLVEDVAAACTGVALIEAGRLAFQGTTAELTALGGEPAGADDSTTHAVERGYTAALRAHRSPTGPEREALR; this is encoded by the coding sequence GTGAACATCCTGCCCACCGTCGCGGTGCGCGGACTGACCGTCCGCCACCGCCGTACCGTCGCGCTCGACCGGCTCGATCTGTCCCTCGGCCCCGGCGTGCACGGCCTGCTCGGCCCGAACGGGGCCGGGAAGACCTCCCTCATCCGGGTCCTCGCGACCGTCGCCGCACCCGCCTCAGGCGGGGTCGAACTGCTCGGCGGGGACGCCACGAGCCACCGCGAACGGACCGGCATACGGCGCCGTCTCGGGTATCTGCCGCAGGAGTTCGGGTACTACCCGGCCTTCACGGTGCGGGAGTTCGTCGCCTACGTCGCCTGGCTGAAAGAGGTGCCCGCGGACCGGGTCCCGGCGGCGGTGGAACGCGCGGTGGAGCGGGTCGGGCTCGGGGACCGGATCGACGCGCGGATGAAGACGCTGTCCGGCGGCATGGTCCGGCGGGCCGGCATCGCCCAGGCCATCGTGAACGAACCGGAGCTGCTGCTGCTCGACGAGCCGACGGCCGGTCTCGACCCGGAACAGCGGGTCGACTTCCGGGCGCTGCTGCGGGAGCTGGGCGGCACGGCGACGGTGGTGGTCTCGACACACCTGGTCGAGGACGTGGCCGCGGCCTGCACCGGGGTCGCCCTGATCGAGGCGGGCCGGCTCGCCTTCCAGGGCACGACGGCCGAGCTCACGGCGCTCGGCGGCGAGCCGGCCGGGGCGGACGACTCCACCACGCACGCCGTGGAGCGCGGCTACACCGCCGCGCTGCGCGCCCACCGCAGCCCTACGGGCCCGGAGCGGGAGGCACTGCGATGA